From one bacterium genomic stretch:
- a CDS encoding T9SS type A sorting domain-containing protein — translation MRKREIVISLILVTVLTLSAVAKNLTIRSKQVVDTPTRGCIDQGVSERNLLGLERESKFSLPKQALSINEPRVIRILAIKAQFVKEVPDDPQTTGDGNFDLRTKEQFRQAEGHSIDPTPHNNEYFQAHLQALNTYYETVSNGRVTLVFDVYPSDPTGVYQLDQTMAYYGLQQPEFGLGEFYQDAWEAADTDPELQFVNPITGEPNYDAFVVFHPGSDQQNNLPNFGDATPGDLFTGYLKLGGPIFVQNDSLMILDGMVMPETVSQDGRVTALNAVMAHEFGHQLGLVDLYDSRTFNTAVGDFSLMDNNGFGVNIDLGEDVPVLVQGVMPIFPDAWSRAYLGFVDVVTVTSGTNVRVAAAEMSTSENQVVLVPINADEYFLIENRRTDIDGDGVTNLQADEATDVIMHPRSPGSAANNREYDFLTPGSGMLIWHVDELAARLDYDGDGFNNFDDNDLQWFNFPSLPRRWDNRHPFLAVMEADGSIELIREYFAGYGRQRDLFDINGNNNFGPFTNPNSAANTGAYSGITIDNISAALLTMTCRIRTDGEGTNWPNFVGKGASPLRVYDLNSDGTEEIITAVDNYVLAYRFDGTSYFQPIPGTEVIAERPALYGEGAVKDTLAVLGRVAPDREFTMPLAIGDLDGDGFPEIVGGTNRFTIAAFNSRALSQVGEAVKRFEVFIDEPIAIAPIILDYDAAVSGKEILIYTMTNRKLVLDKSGTIIVNEAATWPYRVFTDSLHQFELTSPEGGMRGNVNATSIRGAAAGDFDRNGTYETCEVYLDGSLKINYSANPLTINVGGPIFSEISLGDINNDGHVEILFCGDNLIYAYNYNGTPVEDFPIIVNGANPAGPLRSSPALVDVDANGVMEIFVGTANGELCGFDIKGHRLENFPRAAGGNIDLPIAIARSVNAGLAVAQSREGEISAFSIARAQDRDWNTQYGSANNTGSYTRGVPAVKVSDEAIGYVYNYPNPAVNQTTIRFALRQSGTVSLKFYNTAGDLVLESSVAAVAGTDNEHLVDTSNLAAGVYFCQLETNSGDRKHCSIAILK, via the coding sequence ATGCGTAAGCGGGAGATTGTAATAAGTTTGATTTTGGTGACGGTGTTGACACTAAGCGCTGTCGCCAAGAATCTAACTATTCGCAGCAAGCAAGTCGTGGATACACCGACTCGCGGGTGCATTGACCAGGGTGTATCGGAGCGCAATCTACTGGGTCTGGAGCGAGAGTCAAAGTTCTCGCTGCCGAAGCAGGCGCTATCGATTAACGAGCCGAGAGTAATTCGGATTCTGGCGATCAAAGCGCAATTCGTGAAAGAAGTGCCGGATGATCCGCAGACGACGGGTGACGGGAATTTCGATTTGCGAACAAAGGAGCAGTTCCGGCAGGCAGAAGGTCATTCGATTGACCCGACTCCACACAACAACGAATATTTCCAGGCGCATTTGCAGGCGCTGAACACCTATTACGAGACAGTCTCGAATGGAAGAGTGACGTTAGTTTTTGACGTGTATCCGAGCGATCCGACAGGAGTGTACCAACTGGATCAAACGATGGCATATTACGGTTTGCAGCAGCCGGAGTTTGGTCTAGGGGAATTCTATCAGGATGCCTGGGAAGCGGCGGATACAGATCCGGAACTACAATTCGTGAATCCGATTACCGGCGAGCCGAATTATGACGCGTTCGTAGTGTTTCATCCCGGTTCGGACCAGCAGAACAACCTCCCGAATTTTGGTGATGCCACTCCTGGCGATTTGTTTACAGGCTATCTGAAGCTGGGTGGGCCAATCTTCGTGCAAAACGACAGCCTGATGATTCTGGATGGAATGGTGATGCCGGAGACGGTGTCGCAGGACGGCAGAGTGACGGCGTTGAATGCCGTGATGGCGCATGAGTTTGGACATCAATTGGGATTGGTTGACCTGTACGATTCGCGGACGTTCAATACTGCTGTCGGTGATTTCTCGTTGATGGATAACAACGGTTTTGGAGTGAACATCGATCTTGGCGAAGATGTACCGGTGCTGGTGCAGGGAGTGATGCCGATCTTTCCAGATGCCTGGTCGCGGGCATATCTCGGATTCGTTGATGTGGTCACTGTTACGTCCGGCACAAATGTACGGGTAGCGGCGGCTGAGATGAGCACGAGTGAAAATCAGGTAGTTCTCGTGCCGATCAATGCCGACGAGTATTTCTTGATTGAGAATCGCCGCACCGATATTGACGGCGACGGTGTGACAAATTTGCAAGCAGATGAAGCTACCGATGTGATAATGCATCCGCGGTCACCGGGAAGTGCCGCCAACAATCGCGAATATGACTTCTTGACGCCGGGATCGGGAATGTTGATTTGGCATGTCGACGAGTTAGCGGCACGGCTTGATTATGACGGCGATGGATTCAACAACTTTGATGACAATGATCTGCAGTGGTTCAATTTTCCGTCGCTTCCGCGACGCTGGGACAACCGCCATCCGTTCCTTGCGGTGATGGAAGCGGATGGCAGTATTGAATTGATTCGCGAGTACTTTGCCGGTTATGGCCGTCAGCGCGATCTGTTCGATATCAATGGAAACAACAACTTTGGACCGTTTACGAACCCGAATTCAGCGGCGAATACCGGCGCTTACAGCGGGATTACAATCGACAATATCTCGGCAGCGTTGCTGACGATGACGTGTAGAATACGCACCGATGGAGAGGGTACGAATTGGCCGAATTTTGTCGGCAAAGGCGCTTCGCCACTGCGTGTGTATGACCTGAATTCCGATGGGACAGAGGAAATTATTACCGCAGTCGACAACTATGTGCTGGCATATCGCTTTGACGGCACATCGTATTTCCAACCAATACCGGGAACCGAAGTAATCGCTGAGCGACCGGCCCTGTATGGTGAGGGTGCGGTAAAGGACACATTGGCGGTACTCGGGAGAGTAGCTCCCGATCGTGAATTCACCATGCCGCTGGCAATTGGTGATCTTGACGGCGACGGATTCCCGGAGATCGTCGGTGGAACGAATAGATTTACGATAGCGGCATTTAATTCGCGGGCGTTGAGCCAGGTGGGTGAGGCGGTAAAGCGATTTGAAGTTTTCATCGACGAACCGATTGCGATAGCGCCGATCATTCTTGACTACGATGCGGCGGTCAGCGGTAAGGAGATTCTGATTTACACGATGACGAATCGCAAGCTGGTGCTCGATAAGAGCGGCACAATCATTGTCAATGAGGCGGCGACATGGCCGTATCGAGTTTTTACCGACTCGCTGCATCAGTTTGAGCTGACATCGCCCGAAGGCGGTATGCGTGGCAATGTGAATGCAACCAGTATTCGCGGCGCTGCGGCAGGTGATTTTGACCGCAATGGCACCTACGAAACGTGCGAAGTGTATCTCGACGGATCACTCAAGATCAATTATTCCGCGAATCCGCTGACGATAAACGTCGGCGGCCCGATTTTTTCGGAGATTTCGCTGGGAGATATCAACAATGACGGGCACGTGGAAATCCTCTTCTGCGGCGACAATTTGATTTATGCCTACAACTACAACGGGACGCCGGTGGAAGATTTTCCGATCATCGTCAATGGAGCAAATCCGGCGGGACCGCTGCGCAGCAGTCCAGCGCTGGTCGACGTTGATGCCAACGGCGTGATGGAGATATTTGTCGGTACGGCGAATGGCGAATTGTGTGGATTCGATATCAAAGGACATCGCCTTGAGAATTTCCCGCGCGCAGCCGGCGGCAATATCGACCTGCCGATTGCGATCGCTCGTTCTGTAAATGCAGGGCTGGCAGTTGCACAATCACGAGAGGGCGAAATCAGCGCGTTCAGCATTGCGCGGGCGCAGGATCGCGACTGGAACACGCAATATGGAAGCGCGAACAACACCGGTTCATACACACGTGGTGTTCCGGCAGTCAAGGTTTCGGATGAAGCGATTGGTTATGTGTACAATTACCCGAATCCGGCAGTGAATCAGACGACAATCAGATTTGCACTGCGTCAATCGGGGACGGTTAGTTTGAAATTTTACAATACGGCAGGCGATCTCGTCCTTGAGTCGAGCGTGGCGGCCGTCGCAGGCACCGATAATGAACACCTGGTAGATACTTCGAATCTGGCAGCCGGGGTGTATTTCTGTCAATTGGAAACTAATTCGGGCGATCGCAAGCATTGCTCGATAGCGATATTGAAATAA
- a CDS encoding nuclear transport factor 2 family protein, whose amino-acid sequence MTEKIDSRAEKAIVEQVIKNSITWAVNKDKELLYNSFVNDSTLFYFSPDNAGTISGFAAFQDLVDNLFMNPAFKAIKADFKDLRVSLSQSGDCAWWSCYLDDFNEWDGKPANWENVRWTGVLEKRDGDWKIVQMHFSHATEDFAKK is encoded by the coding sequence ATGACCGAGAAAATCGATAGTCGGGCAGAAAAGGCAATAGTCGAGCAAGTTATAAAGAACTCGATCACGTGGGCGGTCAACAAGGACAAGGAGCTGTTGTACAATTCGTTCGTCAACGACTCGACGCTGTTCTATTTCAGCCCTGACAACGCCGGTACGATATCTGGATTTGCGGCTTTCCAGGACCTGGTAGACAATTTGTTCATGAATCCGGCATTCAAGGCAATTAAAGCGGATTTCAAGGATCTGCGGGTCAGCCTGTCGCAGTCGGGCGACTGTGCGTGGTGGTCGTGTTACTTAGATGACTTCAATGAGTGGGACGGCAAGCCGGCAAATTGGGAGAATGTGCGGTGGACGGGAGTCTTGGAAAAACGCGATGGCGACTGGAAGATTGTGCAAATGCACTTCTCTCATGCGACGGAGGATTTTGCGAAGAAGTGA
- a CDS encoding PorV/PorQ family protein, translating to MKRKLVFIFLLGLMLLLGAVQAQAQVSDAAVLFLRIAPGARSAGMGEAFVAVADDASATHWNPAGLGEYPLAHAWYEIQVADDNRLKELAASAFDRKLSETFFERIQSWQIKGNTISRFENEQWLEWEEIKIDTSKTVLASLSRRLIAADKDKFKEAVRQISQVNTGISFDEINSLRVKLMKLAGKEGADQINAMTEKLLANWQDLRINGEAFSAFKNSVEEVTIDGQLTTDERNRIESEANACETTTRPEVVKVTYPILLTVWRGWEVPWEQRIEKIAVMENGVPSDNYTHYDIWALSNFGLMRYDGTNWLNSDAIQPRRGDNLKDIISRALGTAKEEIINPRLDMVARANNTIPRERIAEIKAEVEAALPEEFEGRSEFVKNLARLEEAWMGCRLDNVRMNMFISDYGKAMQDNKITESEGDRLMFSLEKAFRDRLPDELRFPFAAVFDGQINDIGVDHKTLYAGTASGLYRYNGRSWEKYNIPADSSAVWSIRPVKRGLIYVGTENGVHILKDGKWTSFGQDLGITAGPIKHIYVKNDRLAWAATEDDLFSFDGTKWTNLHKMTTSVGDSVESILHRFYGSIDQTRIDQVIMKFGGTNPEFNSDSKAGQTVTLSHKPVFEGKITALEMDNDNNLWVGTELGIKKYDGRSWTSYGYKAIKVERTMSIEELAQEYLKTTEPDKVNSFVSILKQKNTIQQGNLQIGRVVWVYANPAGSTINSLQFHGGRLYVGSIYGTFSYGGGSWERYYHEGLHQANTRDIVGHAGEMWFATADRIVVFAQGKNELAFTHANWLPDLAEDLYYEFLSYTQPFGGLGTIGGNVTFLSYGTIPTTGENSSDVTGEINPFDVAVTLSYGTRASKKLAVGLSAKIIYSKLSVVGAGAEVGQGSGTSMAVEGGLLYSATKRLRLGAVITNLGPDMSYIDAAQSDALPRNLALGFSYKLLDSPYNRLTVVGEINKLLATVNDDFSTELQEAVENVGIEYWYGSLLALRAGYIYDKEGQIKTPTLGVGLQYKGRYRLDFAYIPSSDNLPLANTLRTSLTVKL from the coding sequence ATGAAACGCAAATTGGTTTTCATATTCTTGCTCGGCCTAATGCTACTTCTCGGTGCAGTCCAAGCGCAAGCGCAGGTGAGCGATGCGGCGGTGTTGTTCCTGCGCATTGCCCCGGGTGCACGCAGCGCCGGTATGGGAGAAGCGTTTGTGGCAGTGGCGGATGACGCTTCAGCGACACACTGGAATCCGGCAGGATTGGGCGAGTATCCGCTGGCACATGCGTGGTACGAGATACAGGTTGCCGACGACAACCGGCTCAAGGAGCTGGCTGCAAGTGCGTTTGATCGCAAGCTCTCCGAGACGTTTTTCGAGCGCATTCAATCGTGGCAGATCAAAGGAAACACGATCAGCCGCTTCGAGAACGAACAGTGGCTGGAATGGGAAGAGATCAAGATTGATACTTCAAAGACGGTACTGGCGAGTTTGTCGCGTCGTCTAATTGCTGCCGACAAGGACAAATTCAAGGAAGCAGTTCGTCAGATCAGCCAAGTGAATACTGGAATCTCGTTCGATGAGATCAACAGCTTGCGGGTCAAGCTGATGAAGTTGGCGGGCAAAGAAGGCGCCGACCAAATCAATGCAATGACGGAGAAGTTGCTCGCCAACTGGCAGGATCTGCGAATCAATGGGGAAGCATTTAGTGCATTTAAGAACAGCGTGGAAGAAGTCACGATAGATGGTCAGCTGACGACGGATGAGCGCAATCGCATTGAGAGCGAGGCAAACGCCTGCGAGACAACGACGCGTCCGGAAGTTGTCAAGGTGACGTATCCGATTCTGTTGACGGTATGGCGCGGCTGGGAAGTTCCGTGGGAACAGCGCATCGAGAAGATCGCTGTGATGGAAAACGGCGTTCCCAGCGACAACTACACCCACTACGATATATGGGCGTTGTCGAATTTCGGGCTGATGCGCTACGACGGTACGAATTGGCTCAATAGCGACGCAATTCAACCGCGACGCGGCGACAATCTGAAGGATATCATTTCGCGTGCATTAGGAACGGCAAAGGAAGAAATCATTAATCCGCGTCTCGACATGGTGGCGCGCGCTAATAATACGATACCGCGCGAGCGCATTGCCGAGATCAAGGCTGAAGTAGAAGCGGCGTTGCCGGAAGAATTTGAAGGGCGGAGTGAATTTGTGAAGAACCTGGCGCGTCTTGAAGAGGCGTGGATGGGTTGCCGGCTCGACAATGTCCGGATGAACATGTTCATCTCGGACTATGGAAAGGCGATGCAAGATAACAAAATCACTGAATCGGAAGGCGACCGTTTAATGTTTTCGCTGGAGAAGGCATTTCGCGATCGGTTGCCGGACGAATTGCGATTCCCGTTTGCTGCGGTGTTTGACGGTCAGATAAATGACATCGGTGTGGATCACAAGACTCTTTATGCCGGTACGGCGAGCGGACTTTATCGCTACAATGGCCGGAGCTGGGAGAAGTATAACATCCCGGCTGATTCTTCGGCCGTGTGGTCGATTCGCCCGGTGAAGCGCGGTTTGATTTATGTCGGAACGGAGAATGGTGTCCATATCCTGAAAGATGGAAAGTGGACGAGTTTTGGGCAGGATCTGGGAATTACAGCTGGACCGATTAAGCACATCTATGTGAAGAATGACAGATTAGCCTGGGCGGCGACCGAAGACGACTTGTTTTCGTTTGATGGTACCAAGTGGACGAATCTGCACAAGATGACAACTTCCGTGGGTGATTCGGTAGAGTCGATCTTGCATAGGTTCTACGGATCAATTGATCAGACGCGCATCGATCAGGTAATCATGAAGTTCGGGGGAACCAATCCGGAATTCAATAGCGATTCCAAAGCCGGTCAGACTGTGACGCTTTCGCACAAGCCGGTGTTTGAGGGCAAGATCACGGCGCTGGAGATGGACAATGACAACAATCTCTGGGTCGGTACTGAATTGGGAATCAAGAAGTACGATGGCCGCTCGTGGACCAGTTACGGCTACAAAGCTATCAAGGTCGAACGCACGATGTCTATCGAAGAATTGGCACAGGAATATCTGAAGACGACGGAGCCGGACAAGGTCAACAGCTTCGTGAGTATCCTCAAGCAAAAGAACACGATTCAGCAGGGCAATTTGCAGATCGGGCGCGTGGTTTGGGTTTATGCCAATCCAGCGGGCAGTACGATCAACTCGCTGCAGTTCCATGGCGGCAGACTGTATGTCGGATCAATTTATGGTACGTTTTCATACGGTGGCGGTTCGTGGGAGCGTTACTATCATGAAGGGCTGCATCAAGCCAATACGCGCGATATCGTCGGACATGCCGGCGAAATGTGGTTTGCTACGGCGGATCGAATTGTCGTATTCGCGCAGGGCAAAAATGAACTGGCATTTACCCACGCCAACTGGCTTCCGGATCTAGCGGAAGACTTGTACTACGAATTCCTGAGCTATACACAGCCGTTCGGAGGTCTCGGTACCATCGGTGGAAACGTGACGTTTTTGTCGTATGGAACGATTCCGACTACGGGAGAGAACTCTTCAGATGTAACCGGCGAAATCAACCCGTTTGACGTAGCGGTAACGCTGTCGTACGGAACGCGGGCGTCGAAGAAACTGGCAGTTGGACTTTCGGCGAAGATCATCTACTCAAAACTGTCAGTAGTTGGAGCGGGCGCCGAAGTGGGACAAGGTTCGGGAACTTCAATGGCAGTCGAAGGCGGTCTGCTCTACTCGGCCACTAAGAGACTCAGACTTGGTGCGGTGATAACCAATCTCGGTCCAGACATGAGTTACATCGACGCGGCGCAGTCGGATGCTTTGCCACGCAACCTGGCGTTGGGCTTTTCTTATAAGCTTCTGGATTCGCCCTACAATCGTCTGACGGTAGTGGGCGAAATCAACAAGCTGTTGGCGACGGTCAACGACGATTTCTCGACCGAGCTGCAAGAAGCGGTTGAGAATGTCGGTATTGAATACTGGTACGGCTCGTTATTGGCGCTGCGCGCGGGCTATATCTATGACAAGGAAGGCCAGATCAAGACACCGACACTTGGTGTGGGTCTGCAATACAAGGGACGGTATCGTTTGGACTTTGCCTACATCCCGTCATCGGACAATCTGCCGCTTGCCAATACTCTGAGAACGTCGCTAACGGTGAAGCTGTAG
- the porU gene encoding type IX secretion system sortase PorU — translation MSRISYSVLISIAALLISQFSTISFAGVAINIANERQLSLRWEADATANKSALSTSTRLSNSQQSSFAFDDSLTVDAHVICFWAPSNEVAFERSNIIVGKQAAGVSNSLTDGPATRVQIVEPVLVRGRWLGKIIIPKIANQGGEWYEVSAADVELSFGEPNVETAQTPAGPLDRVLDGLAVNSAEARNWSAYSKVATPKEIYNPFAQSSNWLRIAITQSGIYRISRTDLVNAGVNIGAVDPRTIRLFNAGGRPLPNSNTTPHDSLMEMAITIFGESDGNFGDQDFVMFYANGGDFNTWDDAPGFVRHPYSDRNVYYMTFGGTFTTPVKRMAVVDGTLPNAVDTVSQFTDYLHFEEEAQLSSSGGDIFDYYNWYWGLAGDLTMFVTLPQPVAQSVNRLWIKTTRQSFTLRLNNFELTRESSGSNVHSYTSDRFTTGLNQIALDYQLNDGYTDDVFVELQRTLTLPASGELMFTGAGNGSLRAFKMNGQFATPYLIGIGDLHNQVLITANSSANQLVFSENIPNGEVAPYFVANTSALKTPLSIVSTQIDDIKSAGNGADLIVITHDNFYASAQVYAAYRQAHDNLRVRTVRISDVYAQFSGGRLDPIAIRDFLRHAYYNWSGAKPSYCLLVGDGVYDFRNNLGTGGVNYVPPFVVDADETVSDENFVFLDSLFDLDSDNSYPEDRGVDMVIARWPVKSTAEFQTVFDKMKSYDEGADAGSWRNMITLIADDENHPQSSLPEIFHTQDTEVLATTIISPTFVLDKIYGIAYPFGAAAEKPLMREDIIRAINDGRLIVNYTGHGNQNLWADERIFRRTQDIPRLNNTARQPLIFNASCSIGFFDDPRSEGMAEDLLRYANGGAVGTISATRLVYSRPNFEFNKAGMTQLLGDKNYTIAEAVFVTKLLRQGGFGVGDNDRKYIYIGDPLTRLAIAPNEIQYVTFEPDSLVALTVTELAGQIVNKDGIKQDSFDGTATVSVFDNSRERSVSIPFGSSAFTVNYTEYGPEIYRGSIAVTDGDFSLKFVVPKDITYGGRDARISGYAAGSGTGAAGAIFPIAIGSINKDVVDSVGPEITLILAGSATLNEGATVTPGSELTIELFDSLGINLSGEIGHGIEVQFDDNREFSYELTDSFTYVADSYQRGSAKMKLPNLSAGEHSLRVKAWDSANNSSQKLVSVNVSSSAGLEIRDLLCYPNPVQQGCEFSYSLSADADDVTLKLFTLSGLEIWSSGNLPGTRGYHQGISWNGLDTDGDRIANGVYLIQMSARPTNGGGESVDNKKATASGKLVVLK, via the coding sequence ATGTCCAGAATCTCGTATAGCGTTCTCATATCTATTGCTGCACTTCTGATTTCCCAATTCAGCACTATTAGTTTTGCAGGCGTAGCGATCAATATTGCCAATGAACGGCAGTTGTCATTGCGTTGGGAAGCGGATGCTACAGCCAATAAAAGCGCATTATCCACATCTACGAGACTATCCAATTCACAGCAGTCAAGTTTTGCGTTCGATGACAGCCTTACGGTTGATGCTCATGTGATCTGCTTCTGGGCGCCTTCGAACGAAGTGGCTTTTGAGCGGAGCAATATCATCGTCGGCAAGCAGGCAGCGGGAGTTTCAAACTCATTGACGGACGGTCCGGCAACGCGGGTTCAGATTGTTGAGCCAGTGCTGGTGCGAGGACGTTGGCTGGGGAAAATCATCATACCGAAGATAGCCAATCAGGGCGGCGAATGGTACGAAGTCTCTGCGGCGGATGTCGAACTGTCGTTTGGTGAGCCAAATGTGGAAACAGCACAAACTCCGGCGGGTCCGCTTGATCGGGTTCTCGACGGTCTGGCGGTGAATAGCGCTGAAGCTCGCAACTGGAGTGCTTATTCGAAGGTTGCGACGCCAAAGGAGATTTACAATCCGTTCGCACAATCGAGCAATTGGCTGAGAATTGCGATTACTCAGAGCGGCATCTACAGAATCTCGCGGACGGATCTTGTCAACGCAGGGGTCAATATCGGTGCTGTTGATCCGAGGACGATCAGGCTATTCAACGCAGGCGGGCGCCCGCTGCCGAATTCGAACACGACGCCGCACGACTCGCTGATGGAGATGGCGATTACCATATTCGGCGAAAGCGATGGGAATTTCGGCGATCAGGATTTCGTGATGTTTTACGCCAATGGGGGAGATTTCAATACGTGGGACGACGCGCCGGGATTTGTTCGTCACCCTTATAGCGACCGCAACGTGTATTACATGACGTTCGGCGGAACGTTTACCACACCGGTCAAGCGGATGGCGGTTGTTGACGGTACGTTACCGAATGCTGTCGACACTGTGTCGCAATTTACAGACTACCTGCATTTTGAAGAAGAAGCGCAGTTAAGCTCGTCTGGCGGCGATATCTTTGATTACTACAACTGGTACTGGGGATTGGCGGGCGATCTGACGATGTTCGTCACGCTCCCACAGCCGGTGGCACAATCGGTAAATCGTTTGTGGATCAAAACGACGCGTCAGTCGTTTACGCTTCGCTTGAATAATTTCGAACTGACGCGCGAATCGAGCGGCAGCAATGTGCATTCGTATACTTCGGATAGATTTACGACCGGTTTGAACCAGATAGCGTTGGATTACCAACTCAACGATGGCTATACCGATGATGTCTTTGTCGAGCTGCAAAGGACGTTGACACTTCCGGCGAGCGGTGAGTTGATGTTCACCGGCGCGGGCAACGGCAGTCTACGTGCTTTCAAGATGAATGGTCAATTTGCGACGCCCTATTTGATTGGAATTGGGGATTTGCATAATCAAGTCTTGATAACGGCGAACAGCTCTGCTAATCAGCTGGTATTCTCAGAGAATATTCCGAATGGAGAAGTTGCTCCGTACTTTGTCGCGAATACTTCTGCTTTGAAGACGCCGCTCTCGATTGTAAGCACGCAGATTGACGATATCAAGTCGGCAGGCAATGGAGCGGACTTGATTGTGATAACACACGACAACTTCTATGCATCGGCACAAGTGTACGCAGCCTATCGCCAGGCGCATGATAATCTCCGAGTACGTACAGTGAGAATTTCGGATGTTTATGCGCAGTTTTCCGGCGGCAGACTCGACCCGATCGCGATCCGCGATTTCTTGAGACACGCTTACTACAACTGGAGCGGTGCAAAGCCGTCATACTGCCTGCTGGTTGGAGACGGAGTTTATGATTTCCGCAATAATCTCGGCACCGGCGGTGTGAATTATGTTCCGCCATTTGTTGTAGATGCTGACGAGACCGTATCGGATGAGAATTTTGTTTTCCTTGATTCGCTATTCGATCTCGATTCCGACAACTCGTATCCGGAAGACCGAGGCGTCGATATGGTGATCGCACGCTGGCCGGTCAAGTCGACGGCGGAATTCCAGACGGTGTTCGACAAGATGAAAAGCTATGACGAGGGCGCCGATGCCGGCAGTTGGCGCAATATGATCACATTGATTGCCGATGATGAGAATCATCCGCAGTCGAGCTTGCCAGAGATTTTTCACACGCAGGACACTGAGGTGCTGGCGACTACGATTATCTCGCCGACTTTCGTGCTCGATAAGATTTATGGAATTGCCTATCCGTTCGGTGCAGCTGCAGAGAAGCCGCTGATGCGCGAGGATATCATTCGCGCGATCAATGACGGGCGGTTGATTGTGAACTACACCGGACATGGAAATCAGAATCTGTGGGCGGATGAGAGAATTTTCCGACGTACGCAGGATATTCCGAGGCTGAACAATACAGCTCGCCAGCCATTGATATTCAACGCCTCTTGCTCGATCGGGTTCTTTGATGATCCACGAAGTGAAGGAATGGCAGAAGACCTGCTGCGTTACGCCAATGGCGGAGCGGTGGGGACGATTTCGGCAACGAGGTTGGTTTATTCGCGTCCGAATTTTGAGTTCAATAAAGCCGGGATGACACAGCTGTTGGGTGACAAGAATTACACGATTGCCGAGGCGGTGTTCGTGACGAAGCTTCTTCGTCAAGGCGGATTCGGAGTCGGCGACAATGACAGAAAGTATATTTACATTGGCGACCCGTTGACGAGGCTGGCGATTGCACCGAATGAGATTCAGTATGTGACATTTGAACCGGATTCGCTGGTGGCTTTGACGGTAACCGAACTGGCCGGACAGATAGTAAACAAGGATGGCATTAAGCAAGATAGCTTTGACGGCACGGCGACGGTGAGTGTTTTCGACAATTCTCGCGAGCGCAGTGTTTCGATTCCATTCGGCAGCAGCGCGTTCACGGTGAATTACACGGAGTATGGCCCGGAGATTTACCGTGGAAGTATCGCGGTGACAGACGGCGATTTCAGTTTGAAGTTTGTCGTGCCCAAGGATATCACCTACGGCGGAAGAGATGCGCGAATCAGCGGCTATGCAGCCGGATCAGGCACGGGAGCGGCAGGGGCGATTTTCCCGATAGCAATCGGAAGCATCAACAAGGATGTCGTTGATAGTGTCGGTCCGGAGATAACGCTGATCCTTGCAGGATCGGCGACCCTGAATGAGGGCGCGACCGTGACGCCGGGGAGCGAGCTGACGATCGAATTGTTCGATTCGTTGGGGATAAATCTGAGCGGCGAAATCGGACACGGAATTGAAGTGCAATTTGATGATAATCGGGAATTCAGCTATGAATTGACCGACAGCTTCACATATGTCGCGGATAGTTACCAACGCGGCAGTGCCAAAATGAAACTGCCGAACCTGAGTGCGGGCGAACACAGCTTACGGGTAAAGGCGTGGGATTCGGCGAATAATTCGAGCCAAAAGCTGGTTTCAGTGAATGTTTCGTCCTCAGCTGGATTGGAAATTCGGGATTTGCTTTGCTATCCGAATCCGGTGCAACAAGGCTGCGAATTCAGCTATTCGCTGTCTGCGGATGCCGATGATGTCACTCTGAAACTGTTTACACTTTCAGGGCTGGAAATTTGGTCGTCGGGCAATCTCCCGGGGACGAGGGGCTATCACCAGGGCATCAGCTGGAATGGTCTTGATACCGACGGCGACCGGATCGCCAACGGGGTTTATCTGATCCAAATGTCCGCTCGTCCGACGAACGGCGGCGGGGAATCTGTCGATAATAAAAAGGCCACTGCCTCAGGCAAGCTGGTTGTTCTAAAATAG